One genomic window of Quercus lobata isolate SW786 chromosome 9, ValleyOak3.0 Primary Assembly, whole genome shotgun sequence includes the following:
- the LOC115960652 gene encoding ammonium transporter 1 member 1-like translates to MAAAGFSCSAADLNPLLGANSSAAAEYICSGFDAVSSKFVDTGYAIDNTYLLFSAYLVFSMQLGFAMLCAGSVRAKNTMNIMLTNVLDAATGGVFYYLFGFAFAFGAPSNGFIGKHFFALHEYPTASFDYGYFLYQWAFAIAAAGITSGSIAERTQFASYLIYSSFLTGFVYPIVSHWFWSADGWASPAASDLLFGSGVIDFAGSGVVHMVGGIAGFWGAFIEGPRMGRFDHAGRAVSMRGHSGTLVVLGTFMLWFGWYGFNPGSFLNILKAYGESGSYYGQWSAIGRTAVTTTLAGSTAALTTLFGKRLLSGHWNLTDVCNGLLGGFAAITSGCSVVEPWAAIICGFVAAWVLIGFNKLAEKLKFDDPLEAAQLHGGCGAWGIISTGLFARKAYVNEVYPGQPDRPYGLFMGGGGKLLAAQIIQILVIVGWVSATMGTLFWLLHKLKLLRISQEEEMAGLDLTSHGGVAYEYNNGYAAEVVDQKNRFEMKSPIAF, encoded by the coding sequence ATGGCGGCAGCGGGTTTTTCATGTTCTGCTGCTGATCTCAATCCTTTATTGGGTGCTAATTCATCAGCTGCGGCTGAATACATTTGCAGCGGATTTGATGCAGTCTCAAGCAAGTTTGTTGACACAGGATATGCCATTGACAACACATACCTTCTCTTCTCTGCATATCTTGTGTTTTCCATGCAGCTTGGTTTTGCCATGCTGTGCGCTGGTTCTGTACGTGCTAAGAACACCATGAACATCATGCTGACTAATGTTCTTGATGCTGCCACTGGTGGCGTTTTCTATTATCTCTTTGGCTTTGCCTTTGCCTTTGGTGCTCCATCAAATGGATTCATAGGCAAACACTTCTTTGCCCTGCATGAATACCCTACGGCGTCTTTTGACTACGGGTATTTCCTTTATCAATGGGCTTTTGCCATTGCAGCCGCTGGAATCACCAGTGGTTCAATTGCAGAACGAACCCAATTCGCTTCTTATTTGATCTATTCATCTTTCTTGACTGGTTTTGTCTATCCAATTGTTTCTCATTGGTTCTGGTCTGCTGATGGTTGGGCAAGCCCTGCTGCGTCTGATCTGTTGTTTGGATCTGGGGTTATTGATTTTGCTGGTTCTGGTGTGGTTCACATGGTTGGAGGCATTGCTGGTTTTTGGGGTGCATTCATTGAAGGTCCACGAATGGGCCGGTTTGATCATGCTGGCCGTGCTGTGTCAATGCGTGGACATAGCGGGACATTGGTTGTGTTAGGCACATTTATGCTATGGTTTGGCTGGTATGGTTTCAATCCTGGTTCATTCCTAAACATCTTGAAGGCCTATGGAGAGAGTGGTTCTTATTATGGACAATGGAGTGCTATTGGGAGAACCGCAGTTACAACCACACTTGCTGGTTCTACAGCGGCACTGACCACATTGTTTGGGAAACGCTTGCTTTCTGGCCATTGGAATCTAACTGATGTTTGTAATGGTTTGCTTGGTGGGTTTGCAGCAATTACCTCAGGCTGCTCTGTTGTTGAACCTTGGGCAGCAATCATATGTGGTTTCGTAGCCGCTTGGGTTCTCATCGGATTCAACAAGCTTGCTGAGAAACTCAAGTTTGATGATCCATTGGAAGCAGCACAACTTCATGGAGGGTGTGGTGCATGGGGGATAATCTCTACTGGCTTGTTTGCAAGGAAAGCATATGTCAATGAGGTTTATCCGGGGCAACCGGATAGGCCTTACGGGCTGTTTATGGGAGGTGGTGGAAAGCTCTTGGCAGCACAAATTATCCAGATTTTGGTGATTGTAGGGTGGGTGAGTGCTACCATGGGGACCTTGTTCTGGTTGCTGCACAAATTGAAGCTTTTGAGGATTTCACAAGAAGAGGAGATGGCAGGATTGGATTTGACAAGCCACGGTGGAGTGGCTTATGAATACAATAATGGATATGCTGCTGAAGTTGTGGATCAGAAGAACAGATTCGAGATGAAAAGTCCCATCGCTTTTTAA
- the LOC115960484 gene encoding alcohol dehydrogenase class-3: protein MATQGQVITCKAAVAWEPNKPLVIEDVQVAPPQAGEVRIKILFTALCHTDAYTWSGKDPEGLFPCILGHEAAGIVESIGEGVTEVQPGDHVIPCYQAECRECKFCKSGKTNLCGKVRSATGVGVMLSDRKSRFSINGKPIYHFMGTSTFSQYTVVHDVSVAKIDPKAPLEKVCLLGCGVPTGLGAVWNTAKVESGSIVAIFGLGTVGLAVAEGAKTAGASRIIGIDIDSKKYDTAKNFGVTEFVNPKDHEKPIQQVIADLTDGGVDYSFECIGNVSVMRAALECCHKGWGTSVIVGVAASGQEISTRPFQLVTGRVWKGTAFGGFKSRSQVPWLVEKYLKKEIKVDEYITHNLTLGEINEAFHLMHEGGCLRCVLKVHE from the exons ATGGCTACTCAAGGTCAAGTCATCACCTGCAAAG ctgCGGTGGCCTGGGAACCCAATAAGCCACTGGTGATAGAGGACGTGCAGGTGGCTCCGCCGCAGGCCGGTGAGGTCCGAATCAAGATCCTCTTCACTGCTCTGTGTCACACTGATGCCTACACTTGGAGTGGCAAG GACCCTGAAGGTCTCTTCCCATGCATTCTTGGCCATGAGGCTGCTGG GATTGTGGAGAGTATTGGGGAAGGTGTAACTGAAGTTCAGCCCGGGGACCATGTTATTCCCTGTTACCAGGCAGAATGTCGAGAATGCAAGTTTTGCAAATCTGGGAAGACAAACCTCTGTGGCAAAGTTCGTTCTGCAACCGGAGTTGGAGTCATGTTGAGCGATCGCAAGAGCCGTTTCTCCATAAACGGAAAGCCTATCTATCATTTTATGGgaacctcaacatttagccagTATACTGTTGTTCATGATGTTAGTGTTGCAAAGATTGATCCTAAAGCTCCTTTGGAGAAAGTATGCCTTCTGGGATGTGGTGTTCCTACTG GTCTTGGAGCTGTTTGGAACACAGCAAAAGTAGAATCAGGGTCAATAGTTGCTATTTTTGGGCTTGGGACTGTTGGTCTTGCG GTTGCAGAGGGTGCAAAGACAGCTGGTGCTTCACGAATCATTGGCATAGATATAGACAGCAAAAAGTATGACACAG CAAAGAATTTTGGAGTTACTGAATTTGTGAATCCAAAGGACCATGAGAAACCAATTCAGCAGGTTATTGCTGATCTCACTGATGGTGGTGTTGACTACAGTTTTGAGTGCATTGGAAATGTCTCGGTGATGAGGGCGGCTTTGGAGTGCTGCCATAAG GGCTGGGGAACATCGGTTATTGTGGGTGTTGCAGCATCGGGACAGGAAATATCCACCCGTCCTTTTCAGTTGGTGACTGGGCGTGTCTGGAAAGGAACAGCTTTTGGTGGTTTTAAGAGCCGTTCACAAGTTCCTTGGCTTGTGGAAAAGTACTTGAAGAAG GAAATAAAGGTTGATGAGTACATAACTCACAATCTGACTCTTGGAGAGATTAATGAGGCATTTCATTTGATGCATGAAGGGGGATGTCTCCGCTGTGTGCTTAAAGTGCATGAATAA